In a single window of the Nicotiana tomentosiformis chromosome 8, ASM39032v3, whole genome shotgun sequence genome:
- the LOC138896789 gene encoding uncharacterized protein codes for MSKFPQAASFSKEWKQNLEIVQSYLVKAQKRMKRHADQNRRFVEYQLGDKVMVKIPKQYLFEGAHDPSLLQKYIGPLSIERRIGKVAYRVDTLAWWKIHPVFHVSLLKPFREDMEDPS; via the coding sequence atgtcaaaatttCCTCaggctgctagcttctcaaaagaatggaagcaaaatttggagatagtgcagagctatcttgtcaaagctcaaaagcggatgaagaggcatgctgatcagaatcgccgctttgttgaataccaaCTGGGGGACAAAGtaatggtcaaaatcccaaagcagTACTTGTTTGAAGGGGCACATGACCCtagcctattgcaaaaatatattggacccttgtccattgaaaggcgcattgggaaagttgcataccgggtggatactcTAGCTTGGTGGAAAATTCATCccgttttccatgtcagtctcctgaaaccttttcgggaagatatggaggaccCTTCatga